The bacterium genome has a segment encoding these proteins:
- a CDS encoding metallophosphoesterase, giving the protein MPVLLHISDLHRTAEPRVRNDELLAAISSDAKRWRSDGIPCPDLIVVSGDLIQGVPAGARSPDDEIRAQYEEAGDFLSGLATEFVDSDRSRVVIVPGNHDVDWSRSRKAMKPLPDCPEGIVVEALRADSGVRWNWLDQRAYEINDGTLYESRYDHFRQFRAEFYAGLNPNPLGRGDADLVFAEYPSMGLVVVGFASWYGNDCFCHIGDIDPAALASSQKLLDSSSAPIAVAVWHHSLLGGPRARDYMDQRVIHKLIDFGFTVGLHGHQHYPDAAPYELRLPHLTSMVVVSAGSLAVGDDQLPAGERRQFNIVVIDPDDVSLTVYVREMSSGGVFSGMPRSDFGGNAFIKLDLPPSPERPRAPTTTQLLDEAMTAVRLEQFERALVLIRDVPDISSRARRQITIKALEGLGCDEDLLELLCAPETPDEATKAISLLLEAERFEDAAALLDAALPLIDPAGQRELAAVIAARRMFHDSAC; this is encoded by the coding sequence GTGCCTGTCTTGCTTCACATCTCCGACTTGCATAGGACGGCCGAGCCCCGCGTGCGCAACGACGAGTTGCTGGCAGCCATTTCTAGTGATGCCAAGCGTTGGAGATCAGATGGCATACCGTGCCCGGATCTGATCGTCGTTAGTGGCGATCTGATTCAAGGAGTACCTGCCGGAGCCCGAAGCCCAGACGATGAGATCAGGGCTCAGTATGAAGAAGCTGGGGACTTCCTGTCCGGGCTCGCGACCGAGTTCGTCGATTCCGACCGGTCGCGCGTAGTCATCGTTCCCGGCAATCACGACGTTGACTGGAGCCGCTCACGTAAGGCGATGAAGCCGCTTCCAGACTGCCCGGAGGGAATTGTCGTTGAGGCCCTGCGCGCTGACTCTGGAGTCCGTTGGAACTGGCTTGACCAGCGCGCGTATGAGATCAACGACGGCACCCTCTATGAGTCTCGCTATGACCACTTTCGCCAGTTCCGGGCTGAGTTCTACGCAGGGCTCAATCCGAATCCACTTGGACGAGGCGATGCCGACCTTGTCTTTGCTGAGTATCCTTCTATGGGCTTAGTAGTGGTGGGTTTCGCATCTTGGTATGGGAACGATTGCTTTTGTCACATCGGCGACATCGACCCAGCGGCGCTGGCCTCGTCGCAGAAGCTGCTCGATAGTTCGAGCGCGCCCATCGCGGTCGCGGTCTGGCACCATAGCCTCCTAGGCGGGCCTCGGGCCCGCGACTACATGGATCAGCGGGTCATTCACAAACTAATCGACTTCGGGTTCACCGTCGGGCTGCACGGGCATCAACACTACCCTGATGCGGCACCGTATGAACTGCGTCTTCCTCACCTGACTTCGATGGTTGTGGTGAGCGCCGGGTCTCTGGCAGTAGGGGATGACCAACTCCCGGCTGGAGAGCGCCGTCAGTTCAATATCGTTGTTATCGATCCTGACGACGTGTCGCTAACGGTTTATGTGCGAGAAATGTCGTCTGGGGGTGTGTTTTCGGGCATGCCTCGGAGCGACTTTGGCGGTAACGCATTCATCAAACTCGATCTCCCACCCTCGCCCGAACGCCCAAGGGCTCCCACGACCACACAACTGCTTGATGAAGCAATGACTGCCGTAAGGCTTGAGCAGTTCGAAAGGGCGCTGGTGCTCATCCGTGATGTCCCTGACATCTCGTCCCGGGCGAGACGCCAGATCACGATCAAGGCTCTCGAGGGTCTTGGGTGCGACGAGGACCTTCTTGAGCTTTTGTGTGCTCCAGAGACCCCGGACGAAGCTACCAAGGCCATCTCCCTGCTTCTCGAAGCGGAACGATTCGAGGATGCGGCAGCGCTCCTCGATGCCGCATTGCCGCTAATCGATCCGGCCGGGCAGAGGGAGCTGGCCGCCGTCATCGCCGCCAGGAGGATGTTCCATGATTCCGCCTGCTAG
- a CDS encoding helix-turn-helix transcriptional regulator, whose product MSGLSFRNVDAHPSDDVRTWPYEALVTAIDRGLVPDWQPIFAEIRRSPWGTVARRVERYLSYRNPDGTSTLFALAIRRARTETERDDRAKVAARVRAALASAGTTQADFATSVGTSPSRLSTYLNGKVTPSAAMLIRIERTAAKR is encoded by the coding sequence ATGAGCGGCCTGTCGTTCCGCAATGTCGACGCCCACCCATCCGACGACGTCAGGACCTGGCCCTACGAGGCGCTCGTGACCGCGATAGACCGCGGACTGGTCCCCGACTGGCAGCCCATCTTCGCGGAGATCCGGCGATCGCCGTGGGGTACGGTGGCCCGACGCGTCGAGCGCTACCTCAGCTACCGCAACCCCGACGGAACAAGCACGCTCTTCGCGTTGGCGATACGGCGCGCCCGCACCGAGACCGAACGCGACGACCGGGCAAAGGTAGCGGCCCGCGTCCGGGCCGCACTAGCGTCCGCGGGAACCACCCAGGCAGACTTCGCCACGTCGGTAGGCACCAGCCCGTCCCGGCTCAGCACCTACCTCAACGGCAAAGTCACCCCGTCGGCGGCGATGCTCATCCGCATCGAACGCACCGCAGCCAAACGCTAG
- a CDS encoding AlpA family phage regulatory protein — MRNQIHNKRGVSLRRSLSPPGGGRVVRLPEVLEITGLSRTTIWRRERDGSFPPPIRLGGERTRAVGWREQDIYDWIDSLSPAA; from the coding sequence ATGAGAAACCAGATTCACAACAAGCGGGGTGTGAGCCTTCGACGCTCGCTGTCGCCTCCGGGGGGTGGGCGGGTGGTGAGACTGCCCGAAGTATTGGAGATCACCGGGTTGAGCAGAACCACGATCTGGCGTCGGGAGCGGGACGGGTCGTTCCCTCCACCGATCCGTTTGGGCGGGGAACGCACCCGAGCGGTGGGCTGGCGGGAACAAGACATCTACGACTGGATCGACAGCCTGTCCCCCGCAGCGTGA
- a CDS encoding ATP-binding protein: MIPPARKIALKVEFSRILTLLADKIYQSPLALLRENTQNAFDAIRMREALSDDFSPVIQVMVSDDWIAVIDNGIGMTLEELETNFWHAGKSSKNTDAARAAGVVGTFGIGALANFGVADELSVESESAVTGERTLSSVRRADLSTETEGISVTPIEPTGLPGTTVKARLADDSRVSDQDARQYLRDFVEFVGIPVFFNGENISGSSHREMLPSERHAWVEHRQGMSIPGVLEGDLEVIGMASGELRIVLDNIKTVAGIGRPGSIVLLQEKNAIRTLRSGFGLATVAAPSRYRWGGVMDLPFFSPTAGREALDASSSQLLHQVLSALDNVVSPIAAQHTESFENDCFLRWIAATNQFELCGPLEVKPRPAGQPQSLESVVNHVGLRYYGGRRESVIQQYASEDEPLVVLSRRAPRRDCEHGYLVAGGVQEVDIAPRVTEELPLASQGFAHSALATRITRILEEDYFLGAEIRFGSISGGLALLVDDTGVPPVIHLDANSTSVAPLLALYREDYDAFGPFVKDFVRSSIFQRVSQLVPSSTRQGAEAFLRHLRSNREWFEYELEDKADLEEILKELRAGELTLAEAAKQLANTTRSVVEVSPAGTESLSSVVGAIDDEPDEDAVPEPFAPRPAIDRRSEETNALILTSDIPSALNGYACFLALSDRVQRQRGDFFLQPHSTEVVWGGRKVVFVFQHHSGRFGFYYDILCPGLVGETAGGGPCITSTILTRNRTFIPIPFEIVDAFLPKLDERKRLEVRGDLLYLGDRDSLEPRSSGHPRHATPDRHR; the protein is encoded by the coding sequence ATGATTCCGCCTGCTAGGAAGATAGCCCTGAAGGTCGAGTTCTCGCGGATACTTACACTTCTGGCGGACAAGATCTACCAGTCGCCGCTCGCGCTCCTGCGCGAAAACACACAGAATGCATTCGACGCGATTCGCATGCGCGAAGCCCTCTCGGACGACTTCTCGCCTGTGATTCAGGTGATGGTAAGCGATGATTGGATCGCGGTCATCGACAACGGGATTGGAATGACGTTGGAAGAGCTAGAAACCAACTTCTGGCACGCTGGGAAGAGTAGCAAGAACACCGACGCTGCCCGCGCCGCGGGTGTCGTAGGTACCTTTGGTATTGGAGCACTCGCGAATTTCGGTGTCGCTGACGAACTCTCAGTTGAAAGCGAGTCGGCAGTTACGGGTGAGCGTACTCTATCTTCAGTACGTAGAGCAGACTTGTCGACTGAGACCGAGGGTATCTCAGTCACACCGATCGAGCCGACCGGCCTTCCGGGCACCACCGTAAAGGCCCGCCTGGCTGATGACAGTCGCGTATCCGACCAAGACGCTCGCCAGTACCTCCGCGACTTTGTCGAATTCGTGGGCATTCCAGTTTTCTTCAACGGGGAAAATATCAGTGGATCTAGTCACAGAGAGATGCTCCCGTCGGAGAGGCATGCCTGGGTAGAACACCGCCAAGGCATGTCGATTCCTGGAGTCCTTGAGGGAGACTTGGAAGTCATCGGCATGGCGTCGGGGGAACTCCGCATCGTTCTCGACAACATCAAGACGGTTGCCGGGATCGGGCGGCCCGGCTCGATTGTTCTCTTGCAGGAGAAAAACGCAATTCGCACACTGCGTTCAGGTTTCGGCCTTGCTACCGTCGCGGCGCCGTCTAGGTACCGCTGGGGGGGAGTCATGGACCTTCCCTTCTTCAGTCCCACGGCAGGCCGTGAAGCACTCGACGCTTCCTCAAGTCAGTTGCTGCATCAAGTCCTCTCGGCCCTCGACAACGTAGTCTCTCCAATCGCAGCCCAGCATACGGAGTCTTTTGAGAACGACTGCTTCCTCCGCTGGATCGCAGCCACGAACCAGTTCGAACTCTGCGGACCGTTAGAGGTGAAGCCTCGCCCCGCTGGCCAGCCTCAGTCCCTTGAGTCGGTGGTCAACCATGTGGGGCTCCGCTACTACGGGGGTCGCCGGGAGTCGGTGATCCAACAATACGCAAGCGAAGACGAACCGCTAGTCGTACTCTCGCGGAGAGCACCGCGACGCGACTGCGAGCACGGCTATCTCGTAGCGGGGGGGGTTCAGGAAGTCGACATCGCACCTCGGGTCACAGAAGAACTGCCACTAGCAAGCCAGGGCTTCGCCCACTCAGCTCTCGCGACTCGGATTACCAGGATCCTCGAGGAGGACTACTTTCTCGGGGCAGAGATTCGATTCGGCTCGATCTCGGGGGGTCTAGCCCTGCTCGTCGACGATACGGGGGTACCCCCCGTCATACACTTGGACGCCAATTCCACCAGCGTTGCCCCGCTGTTAGCTCTCTATCGCGAGGACTATGACGCCTTCGGGCCATTCGTGAAGGACTTCGTTCGGTCGTCTATCTTCCAGCGAGTATCCCAACTGGTGCCCAGCAGCACGAGGCAAGGCGCGGAAGCATTCTTGCGGCACCTCCGCTCAAACCGAGAGTGGTTCGAGTACGAACTGGAGGACAAGGCGGACCTTGAAGAGATCCTCAAGGAGCTTCGCGCTGGAGAACTGACACTCGCAGAAGCAGCGAAACAGCTCGCCAACACTACAAGGTCCGTTGTCGAGGTGAGCCCTGCCGGTACCGAATCCCTCTCGTCAGTTGTGGGAGCGATCGACGATGAGCCTGATGAGGACGCAGTTCCCGAGCCGTTTGCCCCAAGACCCGCAATCGACCGCAGGAGCGAGGAGACTAATGCACTGATCCTGACGAGCGACATTCCATCAGCGCTGAATGGATATGCCTGTTTTCTAGCGCTGAGCGACCGAGTACAACGCCAAAGAGGTGACTTCTTTCTACAACCACATTCAACAGAGGTAGTCTGGGGAGGAAGGAAGGTCGTATTTGTCTTCCAACACCACTCGGGGCGCTTTGGTTTCTACTACGACATCCTTTGTCCGGGCCTTGTTGGAGAGACCGCTGGCGGTGGTCCCTGTATAACTTCGACTATTCTTACAAGAAATCGCACGTTTATTCCGATTCCTTTTGAAATAGTCGACGCCTTCTTACCGAAACTAGATGAGCGCAAGCGATTGGAAGTCAGAGGTGACCTCCTCTACCTAGGCGACCGCGACAGCCTCGAACCCCGATCGAGCGGCCACCCCCGGCACGCTACCCCGGATCGCCACCGGTAA
- a CDS encoding helix-turn-helix domain-containing protein, whose amino-acid sequence MSKNRDEARARQNAETFRMLAAIDAAEQLEAAHTEWARARESYRQAVVALYRIDQFSQAEIAKLVGRSQSSISNLLRNRS is encoded by the coding sequence ATGAGCAAGAACAGGGATGAGGCCCGGGCACGGCAGAATGCCGAAACCTTCCGCATGCTTGCCGCGATCGACGCCGCCGAACAGCTCGAGGCTGCCCACACAGAATGGGCCCGGGCACGGGAGTCCTACCGCCAAGCAGTGGTAGCTCTCTACCGCATAGACCAATTCAGCCAGGCTGAGATAGCCAAACTGGTAGGCCGCTCCCAGTCGTCGATCTCCAACCTGTTGCGTAACCGGTCTTAA